A stretch of the Bradyrhizobium sp. CCBAU 53351 genome encodes the following:
- the dut gene encoding dUTP diphosphatase: MPQYAHLNDAGLDLFAIEKVRLRPRDRSLVRTGILVQLPRATEGQIRPRSGLALQHGITVLNSPGTIDAGFRGEVLVLLVNLGEEDFEVLPGMKIAQLVISNVLTVNVQEVDDPRQLLPTDRGRRGLGSTGDK, encoded by the coding sequence ATGCCCCAATACGCTCATCTGAACGATGCGGGTTTAGATCTTTTTGCAATCGAGAAAGTTCGACTCAGGCCCCGAGACAGAAGTCTAGTGCGAACTGGCATCTTAGTTCAACTACCACGAGCAACTGAGGGGCAAATTCGTCCACGCAGCGGGTTGGCGCTACAGCATGGCATCACGGTGCTAAATTCGCCTGGCACGATCGATGCGGGTTTTCGGGGGGAAGTTCTTGTTCTTCTGGTGAATCTTGGCGAGGAGGATTTTGAGGTCCTGCCTGGAATGAAGATCGCGCAGCTTGTGATAAGTAATGTCCTGACTGTGAACGTGCAGGAGGTTGATGATCCCCGTCAACTGTTGCCCACGGATCGCGGTCGGAGAGGTCTTGGGTCAACAGGTGATAAGTGA
- the cyoD gene encoding cytochrome o ubiquinol oxidase subunit IV has translation MSTDTHAAHADDHHHEGGHAHSTFSGYMLGFVLSVVLTAIPFWLVMSGVLPSKQITALVIMAFAVVQIVVHMIYFLHMNTTSENGWSMMALIFTIVMVVIALSGSLWVMSHLNSNMMPMHQMSGMK, from the coding sequence ATGAGCACCGATACCCACGCCGCCCATGCGGACGATCATCACCACGAGGGCGGCCACGCCCACAGCACATTCTCGGGCTACATGCTCGGCTTCGTGCTCTCGGTGGTGCTCACCGCCATTCCGTTCTGGCTGGTGATGAGCGGCGTCCTGCCGAGCAAGCAGATCACCGCCCTCGTCATCATGGCTTTCGCGGTCGTGCAGATCGTCGTGCACATGATCTACTTCCTGCACATGAACACGACGTCCGAGAACGGCTGGAGCATGATGGCCCTGATCTTCACCATCGTCATGGTGGTGATTGCGCTGTCGGGTTCGCTGTGGGTGATGAGCCACCTCAACAGCAACATGATGCCGATGCACCAGATGAGCGGGATGAAGTGA
- a CDS encoding ATP-binding protein, translating into MLERSSNRPDDGKTLPHALADGGLAVTLQSQADARSELIGAAPTDDETNRKNMALLIQLRWTAVVGQIVTIGAVHFGLGIPLPLERMGAVIGALVLLNVSSLIWVRHRAAITNNELLVALMLDVAALTAQLYLSGGATNPFTSLFLLQVTLGAVLLDARSTWSLVALTCASFVWLTLAYRPLDLPPNPLSETYSLTVLGMLLGFVLNAVLLVVFVTRINRNLRERDAHLAALRQHAAEQDHIVRMGLLASGAAHELGTPLASLSVILSDWRRMPDLATDQELAEDLAEMETSLQRCKSIVTGILVSAGEARGEGSSPTTVTAFVTALVDEWRDARSARTLYFVNTFGADVAIVSDIALKQVIFNVLDNAYEVSRDWVELVAEREGDNLVLAISDRGPGFAPEMLAQLGKPYHSSKGRAGGGLGLFLVVNVVRKLGGSVTAENHRKRGATVRLTLPLATLAIGGEF; encoded by the coding sequence ATGCTGGAACGATCGTCGAACAGGCCTGACGACGGGAAGACGCTTCCCCACGCGCTTGCTGATGGCGGGCTGGCCGTCACGCTGCAATCGCAGGCGGATGCGCGCAGCGAGCTGATCGGTGCCGCGCCGACCGACGACGAGACCAACCGCAAGAACATGGCGCTGCTGATCCAGCTGCGCTGGACCGCGGTGGTCGGCCAGATCGTGACCATCGGCGCCGTGCATTTCGGCCTCGGCATCCCCCTGCCGCTGGAGCGGATGGGCGCGGTGATCGGCGCCCTCGTGCTGCTCAACGTCTCCAGCCTGATCTGGGTGCGCCATCGCGCCGCGATCACCAACAACGAGCTCCTGGTCGCCTTGATGCTCGATGTCGCCGCGCTGACCGCGCAGCTTTACCTCTCCGGCGGCGCCACAAACCCCTTCACCTCGCTGTTCCTGCTCCAGGTGACGCTCGGCGCGGTGCTGCTCGATGCGCGCTCGACCTGGTCGCTGGTCGCGCTGACCTGCGCGAGTTTCGTGTGGCTGACCTTGGCGTACCGGCCGCTTGACCTGCCGCCGAACCCGTTGAGCGAGACTTATTCTCTCACCGTGCTCGGCATGCTGCTGGGCTTCGTGCTCAACGCCGTGCTGCTCGTCGTGTTCGTCACCCGCATCAACCGAAACCTGCGCGAACGCGACGCCCATCTGGCGGCGCTGCGCCAGCATGCCGCCGAGCAGGATCACATCGTGCGCATGGGCCTGCTTGCCTCCGGTGCGGCCCACGAGCTCGGCACGCCGCTGGCTTCGCTCTCCGTCATCCTCAGCGACTGGCGCCGCATGCCGGATCTTGCCACCGACCAGGAGCTCGCCGAGGACCTCGCGGAGATGGAAACCTCGCTGCAACGCTGCAAGTCGATCGTGACGGGCATCCTGGTCTCGGCCGGCGAAGCGCGCGGCGAAGGCTCCTCGCCGACGACGGTGACGGCCTTCGTGACCGCCCTGGTCGACGAGTGGCGCGACGCGCGCTCGGCGCGGACGCTCTATTTCGTCAACACCTTCGGCGCGGATGTTGCGATCGTCTCCGACATCGCGTTGAAGCAGGTGATCTTCAACGTGCTCGACAATGCCTATGAGGTGTCGCGCGATTGGGTCGAGCTCGTGGCCGAGCGCGAGGGCGACAATCTCGTGCTGGCGATCAGCGACCGCGGCCCCGGCTTCGCACCGGAGATGCTGGCCCAGCTCGGCAAGCCCTACCACTCGAGCAAGGGCCGCGCCGGCGGCGGGCTCGGCCTGTTCCTGGTGGTGAACGTGGTGCGCAAGCTGGGCGGCAGCGTCACGGCCGAGAACCACAGGAAGCGCGGCGCCACGGTGCGCCTGACGCTGCCGCTGGCAACGCTGGCGATCGGAGGGGAATTTTGA
- a CDS encoding SURF1 family protein, with amino-acid sequence MNEIGTVTDRDGAPRGKAARAPSLWLTVLALIVFVVLIALGIWQIERRAWKLALIDRVEQRVHATAQPIPSSASWPAVSATNDEYRHVSVNGRFLHDRETLVQAVTEEGPGYWVLTPLQRSDGTQVLINRGFVPSERRAASTRRDGNPDGQVEITGLLRITEPKGGFLRNNVPQHNRWYSRDVAAIAAARGLHDVAPFFVDADAGSQSAGGPIGGLTVVRFPNNHLIYALTWFALAFMLAAKLFVTFGGGLFRRKTALDGFVHEPAGGPDVAARRTGSDAGTIVEQA; translated from the coding sequence GTGAACGAAATCGGGACCGTGACAGACAGGGACGGTGCGCCGCGCGGCAAGGCTGCGCGCGCCCCGTCCCTGTGGCTCACGGTCCTCGCGCTGATCGTCTTCGTCGTTCTGATCGCACTCGGCATCTGGCAGATCGAGCGCCGGGCCTGGAAGCTGGCGCTGATCGACCGTGTCGAGCAGCGCGTCCATGCGACAGCCCAGCCGATCCCCTCGTCCGCCTCTTGGCCCGCGGTCAGCGCCACCAACGACGAATACAGGCATGTCAGCGTCAACGGCCGCTTCCTGCATGACCGCGAAACACTGGTCCAGGCCGTCACCGAGGAAGGCCCGGGCTATTGGGTGCTGACGCCGCTCCAGCGCAGCGACGGCACGCAGGTCCTGATCAACCGCGGCTTCGTGCCGTCGGAGCGACGTGCCGCATCGACGCGCCGGGACGGCAATCCGGACGGCCAGGTCGAGATCACCGGCCTGCTCCGCATCACCGAGCCCAAAGGCGGGTTCCTCCGCAACAACGTGCCCCAGCACAACCGCTGGTACTCGCGGGATGTCGCCGCGATCGCGGCGGCCCGCGGCCTGCACGATGTCGCACCTTTCTTCGTCGATGCCGACGCCGGATCACAATCCGCTGGCGGTCCCATCGGCGGATTGACCGTGGTGCGCTTTCCCAATAACCACCTGATCTACGCGCTGACGTGGTTTGCCCTGGCCTTCATGCTGGCGGCTAAGCTCTTCGTCACATTCGGCGGCGGGCTGTTCCGCCGCAAGACAGCCTTGGATGGCTTCGTCCACGAACCGGCCGGCGGCCCAGATGTCGCCGCGCGCAGGACGGGATCAGATGCTGGAACGATCGTCGAACAGGCCTGA
- the rpmB gene encoding 50S ribosomal protein L28 — MSRRCELTAKGPLVGHKVSHSNIKTKRRFLPNLVNVTFISEALERNVRLRVSTNAVKSVDHNGGLDAFLLKAKADVLSPRALELKRAIQKKVGPTTAPAKKAS, encoded by the coding sequence ATGTCTCGCCGCTGCGAACTGACGGCCAAGGGCCCCCTCGTCGGCCACAAGGTCAGCCACTCCAACATCAAGACCAAGCGCCGCTTCCTGCCGAACCTCGTCAACGTGACGTTCATCTCGGAAGCCCTGGAGCGCAACGTGCGCCTGCGCGTCTCCACCAACGCGGTGAAGAGCGTCGACCACAATGGCGGCTTGGACGCCTTCCTGCTCAAGGCCAAGGCCGACGTCCTGTCGCCGCGCGCCCTCGAGCTGAAGCGCGCCATCCAGAAGAAGGTCGGCCCGACCACAGCGCCGGCGAAGAAGGCGAGCTAA
- the thyX gene encoding FAD-dependent thymidylate synthase, whose protein sequence is MIGKKLPVLDKGFIRVIDYMGDDGAIVQAARVSYGKGTKSVSADAALIRYLMRHMHTTPFEMCELKLHIKLPIFVARQWVRHRTANINEYSARYSVLEREFYVPDLENVAQQSGNNRQGRGHIASSKIAQSVRRRMAKDAEKAFDTYESLLGQSDSSEGISRELARIGLPLSTYTEWYWKIDLHNLFHFLRLRADEHAQLEVRKYAEEILKIVEKWVPAAYSAFVEYQMHGGRLSRSAIRIIGELARGGKVSFPESGLSRREWDDLVKMFSLDIER, encoded by the coding sequence TTGATCGGGAAGAAGCTTCCGGTTCTCGACAAGGGCTTCATTCGGGTCATTGACTACATGGGGGACGATGGTGCCATCGTCCAAGCAGCGCGAGTATCTTACGGCAAGGGCACGAAGTCAGTCTCGGCAGACGCCGCTCTGATTCGATATTTGATGCGGCACATGCACACAACGCCGTTCGAGATGTGTGAGCTGAAACTCCACATAAAACTTCCGATCTTTGTAGCCAGGCAGTGGGTGAGGCATCGCACAGCCAATATCAACGAATACTCGGCGCGGTACTCTGTCTTAGAAAGGGAGTTCTACGTCCCGGACCTGGAGAACGTTGCCCAGCAAAGTGGGAACAATCGACAGGGACGGGGCCATATCGCGTCTTCAAAAATAGCGCAGAGCGTGCGTCGACGTATGGCCAAAGATGCAGAAAAAGCATTCGATACGTACGAATCTCTGCTCGGTCAGTCTGATTCTAGCGAAGGAATATCAAGGGAGCTTGCCAGAATTGGATTGCCTTTGTCGACCTACACCGAGTGGTATTGGAAGATCGATCTGCACAATCTCTTCCATTTTCTTCGACTGCGGGCGGACGAGCATGCACAGCTCGAAGTGCGAAAGTACGCAGAGGAGATTTTGAAAATTGTCGAGAAATGGGTGCCTGCTGCGTATAGTGCATTTGTAGAATATCAGATGCATGGAGGTCGCCTTTCTCGATCCGCCATCCGGATAATTGGCGAGCTAGCCAGAGGGGGGAAGGTCTCCTTTCCAGAGTCTGGACTGTCGCGCCGCGAGTGGGACGATCTCGTGAAGATGTTTTCGTTGGATATTGAGCGTTGA
- a CDS encoding S4 domain-containing protein: protein MVKARTSAAELVETGHVRVNGEREKSPGHAIKLGDVITVALDRTVRVLKVTGFSERRGDAASARVLYEELGTRN, encoded by the coding sequence GTGGTCAAGGCGCGCACCTCGGCCGCTGAGCTCGTCGAGACCGGCCACGTTCGGGTCAACGGTGAGCGGGAAAAGTCGCCCGGTCACGCGATCAAGCTCGGCGACGTCATCACCGTCGCGCTCGATCGCACCGTACGGGTGTTGAAGGTCACCGGCTTCAGCGAACGCCGCGGCGATGCCGCCTCGGCGCGCGTGCTCTACGAGGAGCTCGGGACACGCAATTAA
- a CDS encoding response regulator transcription factor: protein MTPDRSLIVVEDDAGFARTLKRSFERRGYDVVLAASIEDVRQVLEERSFGHAVVDLKLGGASGLACVELLHTHDPDMLIVVLTGFASISTAVEAIKLGACHYLAKPSNTDDIEAAFTKAVGNTEVALDARPTSIKTLEWERIHQTLIETDFNISEAARRLGMHRRTLARKLEKRPVK from the coding sequence TTGACGCCTGACCGTTCGCTCATCGTCGTCGAGGACGATGCCGGCTTCGCCCGCACGCTGAAGCGCTCGTTCGAGCGCCGCGGCTATGACGTCGTGCTGGCGGCCTCCATCGAAGACGTGCGCCAGGTGCTGGAGGAGCGCTCCTTCGGGCATGCCGTGGTCGACCTCAAGCTCGGCGGCGCCTCCGGCCTTGCCTGCGTCGAGCTGCTGCACACGCACGACCCCGACATGCTGATCGTGGTGCTGACCGGCTTCGCCAGCATCTCCACAGCCGTGGAGGCGATCAAGCTGGGCGCCTGCCACTATCTCGCAAAGCCCTCGAACACTGACGACATCGAAGCCGCCTTCACCAAGGCCGTTGGCAATACCGAGGTCGCGCTCGACGCGCGGCCGACCTCGATCAAGACGCTGGAATGGGAGCGCATCCACCAGACCCTGATCGAGACCGACTTCAACATCTCGGAAGCGGCCCGCCGATTGGGCATGCATAGGCGTACGCTGGCGCGGAAGCTCGAGAAGCGGCCGGTGAAGTAG
- a CDS encoding CarD family transcriptional regulator: MPNKTAKPAAKATAAKPAAKPVTAKAPAAKAPAAKPAAPKAPVAAAPAKAPVVAAKPVAKPAAAPKVEEKKVVTQRQGFKANEFVVYPAHGVGQILAIEEQEIAGAKLELFVINFIKDKMTLRVPTAKVANVGMRKLSDPTLVKKALETLKGRARVKRTMWSRRAQEYEAKINSGDIVAIAEVVRDLYRSESQPEQSYSERQLYEAALDRLSREIAVVQHSTETEAVKEIEAQLAKSPRRNAKAEAAEGEADADTEGDTDDTDGDDTTVADEAA; encoded by the coding sequence ATGCCTAACAAGACTGCCAAACCGGCCGCGAAAGCGACCGCTGCTAAGCCTGCTGCCAAGCCTGTGACTGCCAAGGCCCCCGCCGCTAAGGCTCCCGCTGCCAAGCCCGCCGCGCCGAAGGCTCCTGTTGCTGCTGCTCCTGCCAAGGCTCCGGTCGTTGCCGCCAAGCCGGTCGCGAAGCCCGCTGCTGCCCCGAAGGTCGAGGAAAAGAAGGTCGTGACCCAGCGTCAGGGCTTCAAGGCCAACGAATTCGTGGTCTATCCCGCTCACGGCGTCGGCCAGATCCTGGCCATCGAGGAGCAGGAGATCGCCGGGGCGAAGCTCGAACTGTTCGTCATCAACTTCATCAAGGACAAGATGACGCTGCGCGTGCCGACCGCCAAGGTCGCCAATGTCGGCATGCGCAAGCTGTCCGATCCGACGCTGGTGAAGAAGGCGCTCGAGACGCTCAAGGGCCGCGCCCGCGTCAAGCGCACCATGTGGTCGCGCCGCGCCCAGGAATACGAAGCAAAGATCAATTCGGGCGACATCGTCGCGATCGCGGAAGTCGTGCGCGACCTCTATCGCTCGGAGTCGCAGCCGGAGCAGTCCTACTCAGAACGCCAGCTCTACGAAGCGGCGCTCGATCGCCTCTCCCGCGAGATCGCGGTGGTGCAGCACTCGACCGAGACCGAAGCGGTCAAGGAGATCGAAGCCCAGCTTGCCAAGAGCCCGCGCCGCAACGCCAAGGCGGAAGCCGCCGAAGGTGAAGCCGATGCGGATACCGAGGGCGATACCGACGATACCGATGGCGACGACACCACCGTCGCCGACGAGGCCGCGTAA
- the fdxA gene encoding ferredoxin FdxA — MTYVVTENCIKCKYTDCVEVCPVDCFYEGDNMLVIHPDECIDCGVCEPECPADAIKPDTEPGLEKWLEVNTQYAKSWPNITQKKESPADAKEFDGMEGKFEKYFSPNPGSGD, encoded by the coding sequence ATGACTTACGTCGTCACTGAAAACTGCATCAAGTGCAAGTACACCGACTGCGTCGAGGTCTGCCCGGTCGACTGCTTCTACGAGGGTGACAACATGCTGGTCATCCACCCCGACGAGTGCATCGATTGCGGCGTGTGCGAGCCGGAATGCCCCGCCGACGCCATCAAGCCGGACACGGAACCGGGCCTCGAGAAGTGGCTGGAAGTGAACACCCAGTACGCCAAGAGCTGGCCGAACATCACCCAGAAGAAAGAATCACCTGCCGACGCCAAGGAATTCGACGGCATGGAAGGCAAGTTCGAGAAATATTTTTCTCCGAACCCCGGCTCCGGCGACTAA
- a CDS encoding helicase-related protein, with the protein MPFSSSPFASHSAASDRVPGAGVTAVLGPTNTGKTHLAIERMLAHPSGMIGLPLRLLAREVYNKIAARVGSEAVALVTGEEKIKPKSPRYWVSTVEAMPRDLDLSFLAVDEVQIASDLERGHVFTDRILNRRGRDETLLLGAATMRPIIERLLPGVSMITRPRLSQLEFAGDRKITRQPRRTAIVAFSADEVYAIAELIRRQHGGAAVVLGSLSPRTRNAQVEMFQNGDVDYLVATDAVGMGLNLDVDHVAFASDRKFDGYQFRRLTPSEFAQIAGRAGRATRNGTFGTTGRCAPFEPELVNALQNHTFDPVKMLQWRNSKLDFASLGALQVSLNLAPGHEALTRAPIAEDMRVLDHTARDAEVRDIAHGKAAVERLWEACQVPDYRKLSPAAHAELVTTLYGFLMQKGCIPDSWYEAQVTQADRIDGDIDTLSARIAQIRTWTFVANRPDWLRDPDRWQGITRDVENKLSDALHERLTERFVDRRTSVLMRRLRENTSLNTEIGKTGEVIVEGHVIGRLDGFTFAPDAAEAGSDAKALQAAAQAVLAGEINTRAERLGNAPDDQFVLTSEGIIRWTGDAVARLSAAEDALHPRIRIISDERLTGGPREKVQARLELWLKTHIEKLLGPMFELSKAEDVTGIARGIAYQLVEALGVLERPKIANELKDLDQPSRAVLRKYGVRFGAYHIYFPGLLKPAARALAALLWALKQDNVDLSSLSGAQHLASSGRTSFPVDKALPRDAYRVLGYKQAGERAVRVDILERLADLIRPALAWRENASGEKPAGAFDGRSFVVTQAMTSLTGSAGEDFASVLRALGYRMEKRPPLPQKPVATEQAPTETVAAETPPVEGSAETSSETAAEAVAGLPETPAAEAAAEPVTVEDAPGMEPQDEQAHDAEPALEASAPVTPEDAPGIAPPAEEPAAQAEFNALEAAPAEAAATEAAAMPDAAAPEAVATPAEPELVEVWRPGGRHEDRKPRHERHRHQRHHHQRPQAGAEAGAAPAEGGAAQAADGEKRNERHRGPRRDGGRDFRKPREGGGEGAPRPEGRDDKGRRFEGKDRDNKGRDNKDRNRDNKGKFGGDRDKGRDNRGRDRDKGRDRQGGPSLRPYASSANPRERDRPADPNSPFAKLAALKEQLSGRKE; encoded by the coding sequence ATGCCCTTTTCCTCCTCCCCCTTCGCGTCCCATAGCGCCGCGTCCGATCGTGTACCTGGCGCCGGCGTCACCGCGGTGCTCGGGCCGACCAATACCGGCAAGACCCATCTCGCCATCGAGCGGATGCTCGCGCATCCGTCCGGGATGATCGGCCTGCCGCTGCGCCTGCTCGCGCGCGAGGTCTACAACAAGATCGCCGCAAGGGTCGGCAGCGAGGCCGTCGCGCTCGTCACGGGCGAGGAGAAGATCAAGCCGAAGAGCCCGCGCTATTGGGTCTCGACCGTCGAGGCGATGCCGCGCGACCTCGACCTCTCCTTCCTCGCCGTCGACGAGGTGCAGATCGCCAGCGATCTCGAACGCGGCCACGTCTTCACCGATCGCATCCTCAACCGCCGCGGCCGCGACGAGACGCTGCTGCTGGGTGCGGCGACGATGCGCCCGATCATCGAGCGCCTGTTGCCGGGCGTCTCCATGATCACGCGGCCGCGCCTGTCGCAGCTGGAATTTGCCGGTGACCGCAAGATCACGCGCCAGCCGCGCCGCACCGCCATCGTCGCGTTCTCGGCCGATGAAGTCTATGCCATCGCCGAGCTGATCCGCCGCCAGCACGGCGGCGCTGCTGTCGTATTGGGCTCGCTGAGCCCGCGCACGCGCAATGCGCAGGTCGAGATGTTCCAGAACGGCGACGTCGATTATCTCGTCGCCACCGACGCCGTCGGCATGGGCCTCAATCTCGACGTCGATCACGTCGCCTTTGCCTCCGACCGCAAGTTCGACGGCTATCAGTTCCGCCGCCTGACGCCGTCCGAATTCGCGCAGATCGCGGGACGCGCGGGCAGGGCCACCCGCAACGGCACCTTCGGCACCACCGGTCGCTGCGCGCCGTTCGAGCCCGAGCTCGTCAACGCGCTGCAGAACCACACTTTCGATCCCGTGAAGATGCTGCAATGGCGCAACTCCAAGCTGGATTTTGCCTCGCTCGGTGCGCTGCAGGTCTCGCTGAACCTCGCCCCCGGCCACGAGGCGCTGACGCGCGCGCCCATCGCCGAGGACATGCGCGTGCTCGACCATACCGCCCGCGACGCCGAGGTGCGCGATATCGCGCATGGCAAGGCGGCGGTGGAACGGCTGTGGGAGGCCTGCCAGGTCCCCGATTACCGGAAACTGTCGCCAGCGGCCCATGCCGAACTGGTGACGACGCTCTACGGCTTCCTGATGCAGAAGGGATGCATCCCCGATTCCTGGTACGAAGCCCAGGTCACCCAGGCCGACCGCATCGATGGCGACATCGACACGCTGTCGGCCCGGATCGCGCAGATCCGCACCTGGACCTTCGTGGCCAACCGCCCGGATTGGCTGAGAGACCCCGATCGGTGGCAGGGAATTACGCGGGACGTCGAAAATAAATTATCGGATGCGCTCCATGAACGCTTGACTGAGCGTTTCGTTGATCGCCGGACCAGTGTATTGATGCGCCGCCTGCGGGAGAACACGAGCTTGAATACTGAAATCGGCAAGACCGGCGAAGTCATCGTCGAAGGCCATGTCATCGGCCGCCTCGACGGCTTCACCTTTGCACCGGATGCGGCGGAAGCGGGCTCCGATGCGAAAGCCTTGCAGGCTGCAGCGCAAGCGGTGCTCGCCGGCGAGATCAACACGCGCGCCGAACGATTGGGCAATGCGCCGGACGATCAGTTCGTGCTGACCTCGGAAGGCATCATCCGCTGGACCGGCGATGCCGTGGCGCGGCTGTCTGCCGCAGAGGACGCGCTGCATCCGCGCATCCGCATCATCTCCGACGAGCGCCTCACCGGCGGCCCCCGGGAGAAGGTGCAGGCGCGGCTCGAGCTCTGGCTCAAGACCCATATCGAAAAACTGCTCGGGCCGATGTTCGAGCTCTCCAAGGCCGAGGACGTCACCGGCATTGCCCGCGGCATCGCCTATCAGCTCGTCGAGGCGCTCGGCGTGCTCGAGCGCCCGAAGATCGCCAACGAGCTGAAGGATCTCGACCAGCCCTCGCGTGCCGTGCTGCGGAAGTACGGCGTCCGCTTCGGCGCCTATCACATCTATTTCCCCGGCCTGCTCAAGCCCGCCGCGCGCGCGCTCGCCGCGCTGCTCTGGGCCTTGAAGCAGGACAATGTCGATCTGTCCTCGCTGTCGGGCGCGCAGCATCTGGCCTCCTCGGGCCGCACCTCGTTCCCGGTCGACAAGGCGTTGCCGCGCGATGCCTATCGCGTGCTCGGCTACAAGCAGGCGGGCGAGCGCGCCGTGCGCGTCGACATCCTGGAGCGCCTTGCCGATCTGATCCGCCCGGCGCTGGCCTGGCGCGAGAACGCCTCCGGCGAGAAGCCGGCCGGCGCCTTCGACGGCCGCAGCTTCGTGGTCACGCAGGCGATGACCTCGCTCACGGGATCTGCAGGCGAGGATTTCGCCTCGGTGCTGCGTGCCCTCGGCTATCGCATGGAGAAGCGTCCGCCGCTGCCGCAAAAGCCCGTCGCGACTGAGCAGGCCCCGACTGAAACGGTCGCAGCGGAGACCCCGCCGGTTGAAGGCAGCGCCGAGACCTCGAGCGAGACCGCGGCTGAGGCCGTTGCCGGCCTGCCGGAGACGCCGGCCGCAGAGGCAGCCGCTGAGCCGGTCACCGTCGAAGATGCACCCGGCATGGAGCCGCAGGACGAGCAGGCTCACGATGCCGAGCCTGCGCTGGAAGCCTCGGCGCCCGTCACGCCCGAAGACGCCCCCGGCATCGCGCCGCCGGCCGAAGAGCCTGCTGCGCAAGCCGAATTCAACGCTCTCGAGGCTGCTCCCGCCGAAGCCGCCGCGACGGAAGCCGCGGCAATGCCCGACGCTGCCGCGCCTGAAGCCGTGGCTACGCCGGCCGAGCCCGAGCTGGTCGAGGTCTGGCGTCCCGGTGGCCGTCACGAGGACCGCAAGCCGCGCCACGAGCGCCACCGCCACCAGCGTCATCACCATCAGCGCCCGCAGGCGGGCGCCGAAGCAGGCGCCGCGCCCGCGGAGGGCGGGGCCGCGCAAGCCGCCGACGGCGAGAAGCGCAACGAACGCCATCGCGGCCCTCGCAGGGATGGCGGGAGAGACTTCCGCAAGCCGCGCGAAGGTGGCGGCGAAGGCGCGCCGCGTCCCGAGGGGCGCGACGACAAGGGCCGCCGTTTCGAGGGCAAGGATCGCGACAACAAGGGTCGCGACAACAAGGATCGCAACCGCGACAACAAGGGCAAGTTCGGCGGCGATCGCGACAAGGGCCGTGACAACCGTGGCCGCGACCGCGACAAGGGCCGCGACCGCCAGGGCGGTCCGTCGCTGCGTCCCTACGCTTCCAGCGCGAACCCGCGCGAGCGCGATCGGCCCGCTGATCCGAACTCGCCGTTCGCAAAACTCGCTGCGCTGAAAGAGCAGCTGTCGGGCCGCAAGGAGTAA
- a CDS encoding DUF3108 domain-containing protein: protein MPFSAPKSRFARPRLTGWLAAVCGLAVLWGAMPAAAQGKLEAQYEASLAGIPVGKGGWNIDIQDDVFAAAAAGGTSGLLKSFTGGSGTGASQGRVVNGALVATGYQASTTTSKKTEEIRITLDKGNVKDFAILPEPPVDPDRIVVTDAHRRGVWDPMTASLLRVPGTGDPVSPEACHNSAPVFDGRMRYDLKLDFKRMETVKAEKGYHGPVVVCSLYFVPVAGYIPDRPVIKYLAAQRNIEIAFAPVAGTRILVPFWLKVPTPLGPAMLEATSFITTAQPPRVAKTQ from the coding sequence ATGCCCTTTTCTGCGCCCAAATCGCGCTTCGCCCGGCCGCGCCTGACCGGCTGGCTGGCGGCGGTTTGCGGGCTCGCGGTGCTGTGGGGCGCGATGCCCGCGGCGGCGCAGGGTAAGCTCGAGGCGCAATATGAGGCCTCGCTGGCGGGCATCCCGGTCGGCAAGGGCGGCTGGAACATCGATATCCAGGACGACGTGTTCGCGGCGGCCGCCGCCGGCGGCACCTCGGGCCTGCTGAAATCCTTCACCGGCGGCTCCGGCACCGGCGCCAGCCAGGGCCGCGTCGTCAATGGCGCGCTGGTTGCGACCGGCTACCAGGCCTCCACCACCACCTCGAAGAAGACCGAAGAGATCCGCATCACGCTCGACAAGGGCAATGTGAAGGATTTTGCGATCCTGCCCGAGCCGCCGGTCGATCCCGACCGCATCGTCGTCACCGACGCCCATCGCCGCGGCGTCTGGGACCCCATGACGGCCTCCCTGCTGCGGGTGCCCGGCACGGGCGACCCCGTCTCGCCGGAGGCCTGCCACAACTCGGCCCCCGTGTTCGACGGCCGCATGCGCTACGACCTCAAGCTCGATTTCAAGCGCATGGAGACCGTGAAGGCGGAGAAGGGCTATCACGGCCCGGTCGTGGTCTGCTCGCTGTATTTCGTGCCGGTCGCGGGCTACATCCCCGACCGCCCCGTGATCAAATACCTCGCCGCCCAGCGCAACATCGAGATCGCCTTCGCGCCTGTGGCAGGCACCCGCATCCTGGTCCCGTTCTGGCTGAAAGTGCCGACGCCGCTCGGGCCCGCCATGCTGGAAGCGACCAGCTTCATCACCACAGCCCAGCCGCCGCGCGTGGCCAAGACGCAGTAG